The following are encoded in a window of Dioscorea cayenensis subsp. rotundata cultivar TDr96_F1 chromosome 16, TDr96_F1_v2_PseudoChromosome.rev07_lg8_w22 25.fasta, whole genome shotgun sequence genomic DNA:
- the LOC120278965 gene encoding structural maintenance of chromosomes protein 6B produces MEPRGNPARSGAGIISRIRLENFMCHGSLTIELGDWVNFITGQNGSGKSAILTALCVAFGCRAKGTQRASSLKDFIKNGCNYAAIFVEIKNQGEEAFKHETYGDLIILERRITESSSTTNLKDCQGRKVATRRDELRELVEHFNIDVENPCVIMSQDKSREFLHSGNDKDKFKFFFKATLLQNVNELLLNIRVQLDAASAILDELVSLIRPIENELKDLQDKIKNMEHVEEIAHEVQNLKKKLAWSWVFDVDRQIQEQNVKLEKLKERVPTCQERIDKYLAKVEKLKETLLTKRTKITSMTEKTSEVRRGKEELQQKLSLATKESLEVEEEHSRVNNVIRKISAQIVSLERQVQDIQEQHMKATQAEEFEIEERMKEINDEVDIVQKSVTRLLEEENSLSENLALAKSTVKEIAKEIEEYERKNRDLNSYIRDLQRRQTNKVTAFGGDRVLNLLQAIERHHRKFKSPPIGPIGAHVTLVSGDMWALAVDCAIGRLLDAFIVTEHKDSLLLRACAREANYQNLQIIIYDFSRPRLNIPNYLLPSTNHPTTLSVIHSDNHTIMNVLVDMGNAERQVLVQDYEMGKSVAFDQRIQNLKEVYTSDGYKMFYRGSVQTTLPPNKRAKTGRLCSSIDDQLYEIEMEASKVQELIQEGKGRKRISERSVEDLEARMHSVKKRRTNEERVLMAKKLALRDMKSAYDAEFNSADHTPNVEELYQEITDLQEHMQVKQMSLEKIKVRMTIAQEKASDLRSSFEKLCESAKGEIDAIEARERELMLAEDDLRSAEDERTHYEGIMNNKVLPDIKEAEALLEELQHNRQENSRKATIICAESEVEALGGCVGSTPEQLSAQLNRLKQKLQHESRRYSESIDDLRAIYEKKERRILSKRQNYEAFRDELQACKEALDSRWTKFQRNLNYLRRQLIWQFNGHLRKKGISGNIKLDYDDKTLSVEVSKLSPSSRAILLCRDTRGLSGGEHLSLPLFVLLDSTLHEMTEAPFRAMDEFDVFMDAVSRKISLDTLVDFAVAQGSQWIFITPHDISMVKSHERVRKQQMAAPRS; encoded by the exons ATGGAGCCCCGGGGGAATCCTGCGCGATCGGGGGCTGGAATCATCTCTAGGATCCGCCTTGAGAATTTCATGTGCCATGGCAGTTTGACGATCGAGCTTGGCGATTGGGTTAATTTCATCACCGGCCAGAATGGAA GTGGGAAGAGTGCGATTCTGACTGCGTTGTGTGTGGCGTTCGGTTGCCGTGCCAAGGGGACGCAGAGGGCTTCGTCTCTTAAAGATTTCATCAAGAATGGTTGCAA TTATGCTGCTATTTTTGTGGAAATAAAAAACCAAGGGGAAGAGGCTTTCAAGCATGAAACTTATGGTGATCTGATAATACTTGAGCGGAGGATCACAGAGAGTAGTAGTACCACTAATTTGAAGGACTGTCAAG ggaggaaggttgcaACTAGGAGAGATGAACTTCGTGAACTTGTGGAACATTTTAAT ATCGATGTTGAGAATCCATGTGTGATTATGAGTCAAGATAAAAGCAGAGAGTTTTTACATTCTGGAAATGACAAAGATAAGTTTAAG TTCTTTTTTAAGGCCACCCTTCTTCAAAATGTAAATGAGCTATTACTAAATATCAGAGTCCAGCTGGATGCTGCGAGTGCTATTCTTGATGAACTGGTATCATTGATTAGGCCTATAGAGAACGAACTCAAAGATTTGCAAGACAAGATTAAGAACATGGAACATGTGGAAGAAATAGCTCATGAAGTGCAAAATCTGAAGAAAAAACTGGCATGGAGCTGGGTATTTGACGTTGACAGACAAATTCAGGAACAAAATGTCAAGCTTGAGAAGCTTAAAGAGCGAGTCCCTACTTGCCAAGAGAGGATTGATAAATACTTG GCTAAAGTGGAGAAATTGAAGGAAACACTTCTCACCAAGAGGACCAAAATAACCTCTATGACGGAAAAAACATCTGAAGTGAGAAGAGGGAAGGAAGAATTGCAGCAAAAGCTCTCACTG GCTACCAAAGAGAGTCTTGAGGTTGAAGAAGAACACTCCCGTGTAAACAATGTTATTAGGAAGATATCTGCTCAAATTGTGTCACTTGAGCGGCAGGTTCAAGATATCCAGGAACAGCACATGAAAGCCACACAG GCTGAAGAGTTTGAGATTGAGGAAAGAATGAAGGAAATTAATGATGAGGTTGATATAGTCCAGAAGAGTGTAACAAg GTtactagaagaagaaaattcccTATCAGAAAATTTAGCATTGGCAAAAAGCACTGTTAAGGAAATTGCAAAGGAG ATTgaagaatatgaaagaaagaatcgtGATTTAAATTCTTACATCCGCGATCTTCAACGACGACAAACTAATAAG GTAACTGCATTTGGGGGAGACAGAGTGCTGAATCTCCTTCAAGCAATTGAGCGACATCATAGGAAATTTAAAAGCCCCCCTATTGGCCCAATTGGTGCTCATGTG ACTTTGGTTAGTGGTGATATGTGGGCTCTAGCAGTTGACTGTGCTATTGGAAGGTTGCTAGATGCTTTTATTGTCACTGAGCATAAAGACTCTCTTCTCTTACGGGCTTGTGCTAGAGAAGCAAACTATCAGAACCTTCAAATTATCATATATGATTTTTCCAGGCCAAG GTTAAACATTCCAAATTACTTGCTTCCATCAACGAACCATCCAACTACACTTTCAGTCATACATTCAGACAATCACACAATAATGAATGTGCTCGTGGATATG GGTAATGCTGAGAGGCAAGTGCTTGTTCAAGACTATGAAATGGGGAAATCTGTTGCGTTTGATCAGAGAATTCAAAACCTGAAGGAGGTGTACACttcagatggatataaaat GTTCTATAGAGGTTCAGTGCAAACCACCCTCCCTCCAAATAAAAGGGCTAAAACTGGCCGCTTATGCAGTTCAATTGATGATCAACTTTATGAGATTGAAATGGAGGCATCAAAAGTTCAGGAGCTTATACAAGAAGGCAAGGGAAGAAAAAGGATTTCTGAAAGATCAGTGGAGGATCTTGAAGCTAGAATGCATAGTGTAAAA aAGCGACGAACAAATGAAGAGAGAGTTCTGATGGCTAAAAAGTTAGCATTGCGTGATATGAAGAGTGCATATGATGCTGAATTTAATAGTGCTGACCACACTCCTAATGTGGAAGAGCTTTATCAAGAAATCACG GATCTCCAAGAACACATGCAAGTGAAACAGATGTCCCTTGAGAAAATCAAAGTTAGGATGACTATCGCCCAAGAAAAGGCCAGTGATCTAAGATCATCCTTCGAGAAATTATGTG agtcAGCAAAAGGGGAAATTGATGCAATTGAAGCAAGAGAACGTGAACTGATGTTGGCAGAAGATGATCTACGTTCTGCAGAGgat GAAAGAACTCATTATGAAGGAATCATGAATAATAAGGTGCTGCCTGATATCAAAGAAGCAGAAGCATTGCTTGAAGAGCTCCAACACAATCGCCAG GAGAATTCCAGGAAAGCAACCATCATATGCGCTGAGAGTGAAGTGGAAGCTTTAGGAGGTTGTGTTGGGAGTACTCCAGAGCAACTCAGTGCCCAACTGAACAGATTGAAACAAAAACTTCAACATGAAAGCCGGAG ATACTCCGAGTCAATTGATGATCTTAGAGCAATTTATGAGAAAAAAGAGCGCAGAATTTTGAGTAAACGACAAAACTATGAAGCTTTCCGTG ATGAGTTGCAGGCATGCAAGGAAGCACTTGATTCACGGTGGACAAAATTTCAgagaaatttaaattatttgaggCGACAGTTAATTTGGCA GTTTAATGGACATTTGAGGAAGAAAGGCATCAGTGGGAACATTAAGCTCGATTATGATGATAAGACTCTATCAGTAGAGGTGAGTAAACTTTCTCCA TCATCTAGGGCGATATTACTGTGCCGGGACACTAGAGGGCTTTCAG GTGGTGAGCATCTTTCTCTCCCACTCTTTGTTTTGCTTGACTCTACGCTTCATGAAATGACTGAAGCACCATTTCGAGCCATGGATGAGTTTGATGTATTTATG GATGCTGTTAGCCGGAAAATCAGCTTAGATACCCTTGTCGATTTTGCTGTGGCTCAAGGGTCACAGTGGATATTTATAACCCCTCATGACATCAG CATGGTGAAATCTCATGAGAGGGTCAGGAAGCAGCAGATGGCAGCACCTCGTTCTTGA